Proteins encoded together in one Bacteroidales bacterium window:
- a CDS encoding DUF5103 domain-containing protein — protein MKIASVLITYLMLIQVSFVPAAGQELYSDDQGQVREMVLDHSIKTVQLYREGWPMSYPVVRLSEDVPLILEFDDLSEEQPAFMYRMIHCNADWTPSDLSEQEYLEGYPENEIRTSVPSFNTYTSYLHYRLRIPNEDTRLLLSGNYLLLVYRDRNPDDVVFTRRFMMTEGRVNIEANAHIPDLNPYKGCCQEVDFTVNHAGITIDDPFSETRAVVYQNGLWDLGIDILQPYMIRPGQLVYDYQKENIFQGGNEFRFFDTKNTRTPTYFVQEINFVDPFFHFELKPDQPRSPHNYFFQEDINGRYAIEAEGSQDPGVDSDYVVVHFRLEMPLPLEGSVYMTGALTNWQFDELSRMEYNDQEQAYMLNLLLKQGVYNYRYLFLPAFSEQFDMAEIEGSHFETGNEYLILFYHRPPGSRYDRLLGHQVIHTNQ, from the coding sequence ATGAAAATAGCCTCCGTTCTCATAACATATTTAATGCTGATACAGGTCAGTTTTGTCCCTGCCGCTGGTCAGGAACTCTATTCGGACGACCAGGGACAGGTGCGTGAGATGGTTCTCGATCATAGTATAAAAACCGTTCAATTGTACCGGGAAGGCTGGCCCATGAGCTATCCGGTGGTCCGGCTCAGCGAAGATGTCCCCCTGATCCTGGAGTTTGATGACCTCTCGGAAGAACAGCCCGCCTTTATGTACCGGATGATCCACTGCAACGCCGACTGGACACCCTCTGACCTGAGTGAACAGGAATACCTGGAAGGCTACCCCGAAAATGAGATCCGGACTTCAGTTCCATCCTTTAACACCTATACCAGTTACCTGCACTACCGCCTCCGGATCCCCAACGAAGACACCCGGCTTTTGCTGTCGGGCAACTACCTCCTGCTGGTCTATCGCGACAGGAACCCCGACGACGTGGTCTTCACCAGGCGTTTTATGATGACCGAAGGGAGGGTAAACATTGAGGCCAACGCCCATATTCCGGATTTGAACCCGTACAAAGGCTGCTGCCAGGAAGTGGATTTCACCGTGAACCATGCCGGTATCACCATCGATGATCCCTTCAGCGAAACCAGGGCGGTGGTATACCAGAACGGCCTCTGGGATCTGGGCATTGATATCTTGCAGCCCTACATGATCCGGCCGGGACAGCTGGTATACGACTATCAGAAAGAGAATATCTTCCAGGGGGGAAATGAATTCCGCTTTTTCGATACCAAGAATACCCGGACCCCCACCTACTTCGTGCAGGAAATCAACTTCGTGGATCCCTTCTTCCATTTTGAGTTGAAACCCGACCAGCCCCGCTCCCCTCACAATTATTTCTTCCAGGAAGATATAAACGGCCGCTATGCCATTGAGGCGGAAGGGAGCCAGGATCCGGGAGTGGACAGCGATTATGTGGTGGTGCACTTCCGCCTGGAGATGCCTTTGCCCCTGGAAGGTTCCGTCTATATGACCGGAGCACTGACCAACTGGCAGTTTGATGAACTGAGCCGCATGGAATATAATGATCAGGAACAGGCCTATATGCTTAACCTGCTGCTGAAACAGGGGGTCTATAACTACAGGTATCTATTTCTGCCTGCCTTCAGCGAACAGTTTGACATGGCCGAAATAGAAGGAAGTCACTTTGAGACCGGGAACGAATACCTGATCCTCTTCTATCACCGCCCACCGGGCTCCCGGTACGACCGCCTCCTGGGTCACCAGGTGATACACACCAACCAGTAA
- a CDS encoding Na(+)-translocating NADH-quinone reductase subunit A, giving the protein MAEVIKIKKGLDIRMNGQAELIYVKAPRARTYAIKPGDWHGLTPKIIPKLCDEVKVGTPIFYDKYHPEIKFTSPVSGILSSINRGERRRIIEVVLEDDGKDTAETFMQGDPSEMKREQIVENLLNSGLWPLIRRRPYTVIAKTDEVPKSIFISAFDTAPLAPDFDFLLKDSEADFQWGVNALRRLTEGKVHLNLDGRYPSVRTLSDIKGVEVNRFSGPHPAGNVGIQIHKLDPINKGEVIWVVQPQDVIAIGRLFKTGKYDPSVVVALTGARVEKPQYYRTIRGTEVAPILENQLKEGDNRVISGNVLQGKQIDAEKGYVGCFDSQVTVIREGNYHELFGWILPGFKKMSVARSFASRWLTPRRKFDMDTNYHGGKRPFVMTGEYEKVLPMDIYPMQLLKAILVNDIDKMEQLGIYELDEEDLALCEFVCTSKTPVTKILRDGLKALRKEMEE; this is encoded by the coding sequence ATGGCTGAGGTAATCAAGATTAAAAAGGGTCTGGACATCAGGATGAACGGACAGGCCGAGCTTATTTATGTGAAGGCCCCCAGGGCCAGGACCTATGCAATCAAGCCGGGCGACTGGCACGGACTAACTCCGAAGATCATTCCAAAACTCTGCGATGAGGTGAAGGTGGGAACCCCCATTTTTTACGACAAGTACCACCCTGAGATAAAATTCACCTCGCCGGTGAGCGGGATCCTGTCCTCTATCAACCGGGGGGAGCGCAGAAGGATCATCGAAGTTGTTCTGGAGGACGACGGGAAGGATACGGCTGAAACGTTCATGCAGGGAGATCCTTCTGAGATGAAGCGGGAGCAGATTGTGGAGAATCTACTGAACAGCGGGCTTTGGCCGCTGATCCGGCGGCGTCCCTACACGGTTATTGCAAAAACGGACGAGGTCCCCAAGTCGATTTTCATCTCGGCCTTTGATACGGCTCCTCTGGCTCCTGATTTTGATTTTCTGCTCAAGGATTCGGAAGCCGATTTTCAGTGGGGGGTCAATGCCCTGAGGCGGCTCACCGAAGGGAAAGTGCATCTGAACCTGGATGGCCGATACCCTTCCGTTCGTACCCTCAGCGATATCAAAGGAGTAGAGGTCAACCGTTTTTCGGGTCCACATCCTGCCGGGAATGTGGGCATCCAGATTCATAAGCTGGACCCCATCAATAAGGGAGAGGTGATCTGGGTGGTTCAGCCCCAGGACGTGATTGCCATCGGGCGCCTTTTTAAAACCGGGAAATATGATCCCTCGGTGGTGGTGGCACTAACGGGGGCCAGGGTGGAAAAGCCCCAGTACTACAGGACCATTCGGGGAACCGAAGTAGCCCCTATCCTGGAAAATCAGCTGAAAGAGGGTGACAACCGGGTGATCAGCGGGAATGTGCTCCAGGGAAAACAGATTGATGCGGAAAAAGGATATGTGGGCTGCTTTGATTCTCAGGTCACCGTGATCCGGGAAGGCAATTACCATGAACTGTTCGGATGGATCCTGCCGGGATTCAAAAAGATGTCTGTGGCCAGGTCCTTTGCTTCCAGGTGGCTGACTCCCAGGCGGAAGTTTGATATGGACACGAATTACCACGGAGGAAAGCGACCCTTCGTGATGACCGGTGAATATGAAAAGGTGCTGCCCATGGATATTTATCCCATGCAGTTGCTGAAAGCCATCCTGGTGAATGATATTGACAAGATGGAGCAACTGGGAATTTACGAGCTGGATGAGGAGGATCTGGCCCTTTGCGAGTTTGTTTGCACCTCCAAGACGCCCGTTACTAAAATTCTCCGGGACGGGCTGAAGGCACTTCGGAAAGAAATGGAAGAATAA
- the nqrC gene encoding NADH:ubiquinone reductase (Na(+)-transporting) subunit C, protein MRSFSNTYIFVFSLIMVTIVAVLLSFVSTQLKPLQEMNVEIEKKQDVLRTVGRAENATEAADKNTYINEEFEQFITASYVVDFEGNMLEADAFEVMLNLPAEIRLAREERNYPVFVYSENDGPKKYVVPLQGKGLWGPIWGYIAFEEDMNTISGAVFDHKGETPGLGAEINTGWFQEPFTGKTIFNEAGEFVSIEVVKGGADPSHKHQVDAISGGTITSKGLEEMIIDCMTGYVAHFKELANN, encoded by the coding sequence ATGAGAAGTTTTAGCAACACATACATTTTTGTCTTTTCGCTGATCATGGTAACGATTGTGGCCGTGCTGCTTTCATTCGTTTCCACGCAATTGAAGCCGCTCCAGGAGATGAATGTGGAGATCGAAAAGAAACAGGACGTTCTCCGTACGGTGGGCAGGGCTGAAAATGCAACTGAGGCGGCTGATAAGAACACTTACATCAATGAGGAATTCGAACAGTTTATTACAGCTTCCTATGTGGTCGATTTCGAAGGCAACATGCTGGAGGCCGACGCCTTTGAAGTGATGCTGAATCTCCCTGCCGAAATACGTTTAGCCAGGGAGGAGCGGAACTACCCGGTTTTTGTTTATTCGGAGAACGACGGACCAAAAAAATATGTGGTCCCCCTCCAGGGCAAAGGGCTCTGGGGCCCTATCTGGGGATATATCGCTTTTGAGGAGGATATGAATACGATCTCGGGAGCCGTATTTGACCACAAAGGGGAGACGCCGGGACTGGGTGCGGAGATCAATACGGGCTGGTTCCAGGAGCCTTTTACCGGGAAGACGATTTTTAATGAGGCCGGTGAATTTGTTTCCATCGAGGTGGTAAAGGGAGGGGCCGATCCCTCGCACAAACACCAGGTGGATGCTATTTCAGGGGGAACCATTACCTCGAAAGGACTCGAAGAGATGATTATCGACTGCATGACAGGCTATGTGGCCCATTTTAAAGAACTTGCAAATAACTAA
- a CDS encoding NADH:ubiquinone reductase (Na(+)-transporting) subunit B: MSLRRFVDKIKPPFEKGGKLHMFLAGFEAIETFLFVPDKVTTGRVHIRDANDMKRSLILVMIAMVPALLFGIWNTGFHHFQALGEAAGFWQMVWFGFLKILPIFIVSYVVGLGIEIAFAQWRNEEVAEGYFVSGMLIPLVMPADVPLWMVAVATVFAVVIGKEVFGGTGMNILNPALVARAFLFFAYPSQMSGDKVWIAGLTDGTGVIDGYSGATILGQAAQNTSSFVNGLGEAYTTWDMFLGTIPGSIGETSTLAILIGAAILILTGVGSWKIIFSVFAGGAVMGVLLNLFAVNAFMALPFWEHLLLGGFAFGAVYMATDPVTAAQTERGKWIYGFLIGFLAILIRVLNPAYPEGVMLAILLMNVFAPLIDHYIIEANIKKRLKRAKVIAT; this comes from the coding sequence ATGAGTTTACGACGATTTGTTGATAAGATCAAACCCCCGTTTGAAAAGGGGGGTAAGCTTCACATGTTCCTGGCGGGATTTGAAGCCATTGAGACTTTTCTCTTTGTGCCGGACAAGGTGACCACCGGACGGGTGCATATCAGGGATGCCAATGATATGAAGAGATCCCTGATCCTCGTCATGATTGCCATGGTGCCGGCCCTGCTGTTCGGGATCTGGAACACCGGCTTCCATCACTTCCAGGCCCTGGGAGAGGCCGCCGGTTTCTGGCAGATGGTCTGGTTCGGGTTCCTGAAGATATTGCCCATCTTCATTGTCTCTTACGTGGTGGGTCTGGGGATCGAGATTGCCTTTGCCCAGTGGCGCAACGAGGAAGTGGCCGAAGGATATTTTGTGTCCGGGATGCTGATTCCCCTGGTGATGCCTGCCGATGTACCCCTCTGGATGGTGGCCGTTGCCACTGTTTTTGCCGTGGTGATCGGGAAAGAGGTCTTCGGGGGAACCGGGATGAACATCCTGAACCCTGCCCTGGTGGCCAGGGCCTTCCTCTTCTTTGCCTATCCCAGCCAGATGTCGGGCGACAAGGTATGGATTGCCGGGCTGACCGACGGAACAGGGGTGATTGACGGCTATTCGGGAGCCACCATCCTGGGACAGGCGGCACAGAATACCTCCTCTTTTGTAAACGGACTGGGGGAAGCTTACACCACCTGGGACATGTTTCTGGGGACCATCCCCGGATCCATCGGGGAGACTTCCACCCTGGCGATCCTGATCGGGGCCGCGATCCTGATCCTGACCGGGGTGGGCAGCTGGAAGATTATTTTTTCCGTATTTGCCGGTGGTGCAGTTATGGGCGTGCTCCTGAATCTCTTTGCTGTCAATGCATTTATGGCACTTCCTTTCTGGGAGCACCTGCTTCTGGGAGGTTTTGCCTTTGGCGCGGTCTATATGGCCACCGATCCGGTAACTGCGGCTCAGACCGAAAGAGGCAAATGGATCTATGGCTTCCTGATTGGCTTCCTGGCCATCCTGATCCGGGTGCTCAACCCGGCCTATCCGGAAGGGGTTATGCTGGCTATTCTGCTGATGAATGTCTTCGCTCCTTTGATTGACCACTACATCATTGAGGCCAATATCAAGAAGAGATTGAAAAGAGCTAAAGTAATTGCAACCTAA
- a CDS encoding HDIG domain-containing protein, translating into MDISREKAVERLREHVKNEKTFIHSLASEAVLRALAKRLGEEEDRWGLAGLLHDVDVELTQADPRVHALKAEELLADFGFDEEMLDAIRMHNEKATGIPRTTRFQHALAAGETITGLIYATTLVYPDQKIASVKYKSVRKRMKEKAFAASVNRDHILECEEIGIPLDEFIRISVDAMREISDSIGL; encoded by the coding sequence GTGGATATTTCAAGAGAAAAAGCGGTGGAGCGCTTACGCGAACATGTGAAAAATGAGAAGACTTTCATTCATTCTCTGGCCTCGGAGGCCGTATTGCGTGCCCTGGCAAAGAGACTGGGCGAGGAGGAGGATCGCTGGGGCCTGGCCGGCCTGCTGCACGATGTGGATGTGGAGCTTACCCAGGCCGATCCCAGGGTGCATGCCTTAAAAGCGGAGGAACTGCTGGCAGATTTTGGATTTGATGAGGAAATGCTCGATGCCATCCGCATGCATAACGAAAAGGCCACCGGAATCCCCAGGACCACCCGCTTTCAGCATGCCCTGGCAGCCGGGGAGACCATCACCGGCCTGATCTATGCCACCACGCTGGTCTACCCGGATCAAAAGATTGCCAGTGTAAAATATAAGTCGGTCCGCAAACGGATGAAGGAGAAGGCCTTTGCCGCCAGCGTGAACCGGGATCACATTCTGGAATGTGAAGAGATCGGGATTCCCCTGGATGAGTTTATCCGGATCTCGGTGGATGCCATGAGGGAGATATCGGACAGCATCGGGCTCTGA